One part of the Xylocopa sonorina isolate GNS202 chromosome 10, iyXylSono1_principal, whole genome shotgun sequence genome encodes these proteins:
- the Dre4 gene encoding SPT16 homolog, facilitates chromatin remodeling subunit dre4 isoform X2 — protein sequence MANVSVDKETFFRRMKRLYTAWKDGEVGTDDSFSKMDCLVSAVGTDEDIVYSKSTALQTWLLSYELTDTIMILAEESICFLASKKKIEFLRKLENQKTEETGVPPVKLLVRDRNDEDKANFAKLIEIVKQSKKGRTLGVFSKENYPGAFMDAWRATLKSESFDMVDVSAAAAYVMCPKEDAEILTIKKACLVSVDVFTKYLKDQIMEIIDSDKKVKHSKLAEGVDAAITNKKYVTGVDVTQVDMCYPAIIQSGGNYSLKFSVVSDKNILHFGVIVCSLGARYKSYCSNIVRTLLVNPTKTIEDNYNFLLQLEEEILKKLVAGVKISEVYETGVKYVKDEKPDMIDHLTKNFGFAMGIEFRESSLLIGPKTHAIIKKGMVFNVNVGLANLTNAEAADKEGKVYALFIGDTVMVNEGQPATNLTPSKKKVKNIGIFVKDEEDEEEEGSGKENEPKPEILGRGKRTAVIESKLRTEHSSEEKRKQHQKELAQQLNEVAKARLAQQSGGKEQEKIRKSTISYKSLSHMPREPEVKELKLYVDKKYETVILPIFGIPVPFHISTIKNISQSVEGDYTYLRINFFHPGATMGRNEGGSYPQPDATFVKEVTYRSTNTKEPGEISAPSSNLNTAFRLIKEVQKKFKNREAEEREKEDLVKQDTLILSQNKGNPKLKDLYIRPNIVSKRMTGGLEAHVNGFRYTSVRGDKVDILYNNIKNAFFQPCDGEMIILLHFHLKHAIMFGKKKHVDVQFYTEVGEITTDLGKHQHMHDRDDLAAEQSERELRHKLKTAFKSFCEKVESMTKQEIEFDTPFRELGFPGAPFRSTVLLQPTSGCLVNLTEWPPFVITLEDVELVHFERVQFHLKNFDMIFVFKDYHRKVAILNAIPMNMLDHVKEWLNSCDIRYSEGVQSLNWTKIMKTITDDPEGFFDSGGWSFLDPESDAENDEVEDEEEEEDDAYEPSDFDSEEESDDDSEYSEASENSDSEEEELGSSEESGKDWSDLEREAAEEDKERGEERFRDDYNSSKKKKGSRKHSPSPSKDRHNSKHKSSSSSKNKSSSSSKEKKSSSSSDRHNLKKSDKHDKHDKHRSSSHSSSSNKKRSREDSEERNDRGSKKSKK from the exons ATGGCAAACGTTTCCGTTGACAAAGAAACGTTCTTTCGGCGTATGAAGCGGCTTTATACCGCGTGGAAG GATGGAGAAGTTGGTACAGATGACAGTTTTAGTAAAATGGATTGCCTCGTCTCGGCAGTGGGCACAGACGAGGATATCGTCTACAGCAAATCAACAGCACTGCAA ACATGGCTCCTCAGTTACGAACTTACAGATACTATAATGATCTTAGCGGAAGAATCCATTTGCTTCTTAGCTAGCAAGAAAAAAATTGAATTTCTAAGAAAGCTTGAAAATCAGAAAACAGAAGAGACTGGAGTCCCTCCTGTGAAACTGTTAGTGAGGGATAGA AACGACGAAGATAAAGCAAATTTTGCCAAACTTATCGAGATtgtaaaacaaagtaaaaaggGTAGAACATTGGGCGTCTTTTCAAAAGAAAATTATCCAGGTGCCTTTATGGATGCATGGAGAGCCACTTTGAAGTCAGAGTCTTTTGATATG GTTGATGTGAGTGCTGCAGCTGCATATGTAATGTGTCCAAAGGAGGATGCTGAAATTCTGACCATAAAGAAAGCATGTTTAGTATCTGTAGACGTTTTTACGAAGTACCTTAAGGATCAAATAATGGAAATCATCGATTCTGATAAG AAAGTTAAGCATTCGAAGCTTGCAGAAGGCGTAGATGCAGCTATAACAAATAAAAAGTATGTAACTGGCGTTGATGTTACCCAAGTAGATATGTGTTATCCCGCGATTATACAAAGTGGTGGGAACTATTCTTTAAAGTTTAGCGTCGTTAGTGATAAGAATATTTTGCACTTTGGCGTAATTGTTTGTTCTCTTGGGGCACGTTATAAGTCGTATTGTTCCAATATCGTTCGAACATTATTAGTAAATCCTACTAAAACTATCGAG GATAATTATAACTTCCTTTTGCAATTAGAAGAGGAGATTCTGAAGAAATTAGTGGCTGGAGTAAAAATAAGTGAAGTATACGAGACAGGCGTTAAATATGTGAAGGATGAAAAGCCAGACATGATAGATCATTTAACTAAAAACTTTGGATTTGCGATGGGTATCGAATTTAGAGAAAGTTCTTTACTTATTGGTCCAAAAACCCACGCGATAATAAAGAAAGGCATGGTATTCAATGTAAACGTTGGACTAGCCAATCTTACAAATGCAGAGGCTGCTGATAAAGAAGGAAAAGTTTATGCTCTTTTTATTGGTGATACAGTTATGGTTAATGAG GGGCAACCTGCCACAAATTTGACACCGTCAAAGAAAAAAGTCAAAAATATTGGAATATTTGTTAAAGATGAAGAGGACGAGGAGGAAGAAGGCAGTGGAAAAGAAAATGAACCAAAACCGGAGATCCTTGGCCGCGGAAAGAGAACGGCTGTGATAGAATCAAAATTAAGAACGGAACACAGTTCGGAAGAAAAGAGGAAACAACATCAAAAAGAGTTAGCGCAACAGTTGAATGAGGTTGCGAAAGCTCGTTTGGCTCAGCAGTCTGGCGGGAAAGAGCAAGAAAAGATACGAAAATCAACGATATCGTACAAAAGTTTAAGTCACATGCCACGAGAACCGGAAGTAAAAGAGTTAAAATTATATGTTG ATAAGAAATATGAAACTGTAATACTACCCATTTTTGGAATACCCGTACCGTTCCACATATCTACCatcaaaaatatttctcagtcgGTTGAAGGAGATTACACGTATCTCAGAATAAATTTTTTTCATCCCGGTGCCACAATGGGTCGGAACGAAGGTGGATCTTATCCACAACCCGATGCTACATTCGTTAAAGAAGT AACATATCGAAGTACAAACACCAAAGAACCCGGTGAAATTTCAGCACCATCTTCTAATTTAAATACAGCCTTTAGATTAATTAAAGAAGTCCAAAAGAAATTCAAGAACAGAGAGGCagaagaaagggagaaagaggaTCTTGTGAAACAGGACACTTTAATATTGTCCCAGAATAAGGGTAATCCAAAACTAAAAGACTTATACATTCGACCAAATATTGTTTCGAAGAGAATGACAGGAGGTTTAGAGGCACATGTGAATGGATTTCGTTACACTTCGGTTAGAGGAGATAAAGTTGATATTCTTTACAATAACATTAAGAATGCCTTTTTCCAACCATGTGATGGTGAAATGATCATATTGCTTCATTTTCATTTAAAA CATGCAATTATGTTTGGTAAAAAGAAACACGTAGATGTACAATTCTATACGGAAGTTGGTGAAATTACAACAGATTTAGGGAAACATCAACATATGCACGATCGTGATGATCTTGCCGCTGAACAATCGGAACGTGAACTTAGGCATAAATTGAAAACGGCGTTTAAAAGTTTCTGTGAAAAG GTTGAAAGCATGACGAAACAAGAGATCGAATTTGATACGCCGTTCCGAGAATTAGGATTCCCTGGTGCCCCATTTAGAAGCACTGTTCTTCTACAACCCACTAGTGGTTGTTTAGTTAATCTCACAGAATGG CCTCCGTTTGTTATCACTTTAGAGGATGTTGAACTTGTTCATTTTGAAAGAGTACAATTCCACCTTAAGAACTTCGATATGATCTTCGTTTTCAAAGATTATCATAGAAAAGTTGCGATATTGAACGCTATACCTATGAACATGCTGGACCATGTGAAAGAATGGTTGAA ttcgtGCGATATCAGATATTCAGAAGGTGTACAATCTTTGAATTGGACGAAGATTATGAAAACAATTACGGACGATCCTGAAGGTTTCTTCGATAGCGGTGGATGGAGTTTCTTGGATCCAGAAAGTGACGCAGAAAACGATGAAGTAGAagacgaagaggaagaagaagatgatGCTTATGAG CCGTCTGATTTTGATAGTGAAGAGGAATCTGATGACGATTCTGAATATTCCGAGGCATCGGAGAACTCTGATAGCGAAG AGGAGGAATTGGGTAGTTCCGAAGAATCTGGTAAGGATTGGTCCGATTTAGAACGAGAAGCGGCTGAGGAAGACAAAGAAAGAGGGGAAGAACGATTCCGCGACGATTACAATTCAAGCAAAAAGAAGAAAGGGAGTCGCAAACATTCACCTTCGCCATCAAAAGACAG GCATAATTCGAAGCATAAGAGTTCTTCCAGTTCGAAAAATAAAAGTTCGTCCAGTAGTAAAGAGAAAAAGTCATCGTCGTCTTCCGACAGACACAA TCTCAAGAAAAGCGATAAACACGATAAGCATGATAAACACAGATCATCCAGTCACTCTTCGTCTAGCAATAAGAAACGATCTCGTGAAgatagcgaagaaagaaatgacAGGGGGTCGAAGAAATCTAA aaaataa
- the Dre4 gene encoding SPT16 homolog, facilitates chromatin remodeling subunit dre4 isoform X1 produces MANVSVDKETFFRRMKRLYTAWKDGEVGTDDSFSKMDCLVSAVGTDEDIVYSKSTALQTWLLSYELTDTIMILAEESICFLASKKKIEFLRKLENQKTEETGVPPVKLLVRDRNDEDKANFAKLIEIVKQSKKGRTLGVFSKENYPGAFMDAWRATLKSESFDMVDVSAAAAYVMCPKEDAEILTIKKACLVSVDVFTKYLKDQIMEIIDSDKKVKHSKLAEGVDAAITNKKYVTGVDVTQVDMCYPAIIQSGGNYSLKFSVVSDKNILHFGVIVCSLGARYKSYCSNIVRTLLVNPTKTIEDNYNFLLQLEEEILKKLVAGVKISEVYETGVKYVKDEKPDMIDHLTKNFGFAMGIEFRESSLLIGPKTHAIIKKGMVFNVNVGLANLTNAEAADKEGKVYALFIGDTVMVNEGQPATNLTPSKKKVKNIGIFVKDEEDEEEEGSGKENEPKPEILGRGKRTAVIESKLRTEHSSEEKRKQHQKELAQQLNEVAKARLAQQSGGKEQEKIRKSTISYKSLSHMPREPEVKELKLYVDKKYETVILPIFGIPVPFHISTIKNISQSVEGDYTYLRINFFHPGATMGRNEGGSYPQPDATFVKEVTYRSTNTKEPGEISAPSSNLNTAFRLIKEVQKKFKNREAEEREKEDLVKQDTLILSQNKGNPKLKDLYIRPNIVSKRMTGGLEAHVNGFRYTSVRGDKVDILYNNIKNAFFQPCDGEMIILLHFHLKHAIMFGKKKHVDVQFYTEVGEITTDLGKHQHMHDRDDLAAEQSERELRHKLKTAFKSFCEKVESMTKQEIEFDTPFRELGFPGAPFRSTVLLQPTSGCLVNLTEWPPFVITLEDVELVHFERVQFHLKNFDMIFVFKDYHRKVAILNAIPMNMLDHVKEWLNSCDIRYSEGVQSLNWTKIMKTITDDPEGFFDSGGWSFLDPESDAENDEVEDEEEEEDDAYEPSDFDSEEESDDDSEYSEASENSDSEEEELGSSEESGKDWSDLEREAAEEDKERGEERFRDDYNSSKKKKGSRKHSPSPSKDRHNSKHKSSSSSKNKSSSSSKEKKSSSSSDRHKSDRSRSGGSHKKVSPSKSSKHSLKKSDKHDKHDKHRSSSHSSSSNKKRSREDSEERNDRGSKKSKK; encoded by the exons ATGGCAAACGTTTCCGTTGACAAAGAAACGTTCTTTCGGCGTATGAAGCGGCTTTATACCGCGTGGAAG GATGGAGAAGTTGGTACAGATGACAGTTTTAGTAAAATGGATTGCCTCGTCTCGGCAGTGGGCACAGACGAGGATATCGTCTACAGCAAATCAACAGCACTGCAA ACATGGCTCCTCAGTTACGAACTTACAGATACTATAATGATCTTAGCGGAAGAATCCATTTGCTTCTTAGCTAGCAAGAAAAAAATTGAATTTCTAAGAAAGCTTGAAAATCAGAAAACAGAAGAGACTGGAGTCCCTCCTGTGAAACTGTTAGTGAGGGATAGA AACGACGAAGATAAAGCAAATTTTGCCAAACTTATCGAGATtgtaaaacaaagtaaaaaggGTAGAACATTGGGCGTCTTTTCAAAAGAAAATTATCCAGGTGCCTTTATGGATGCATGGAGAGCCACTTTGAAGTCAGAGTCTTTTGATATG GTTGATGTGAGTGCTGCAGCTGCATATGTAATGTGTCCAAAGGAGGATGCTGAAATTCTGACCATAAAGAAAGCATGTTTAGTATCTGTAGACGTTTTTACGAAGTACCTTAAGGATCAAATAATGGAAATCATCGATTCTGATAAG AAAGTTAAGCATTCGAAGCTTGCAGAAGGCGTAGATGCAGCTATAACAAATAAAAAGTATGTAACTGGCGTTGATGTTACCCAAGTAGATATGTGTTATCCCGCGATTATACAAAGTGGTGGGAACTATTCTTTAAAGTTTAGCGTCGTTAGTGATAAGAATATTTTGCACTTTGGCGTAATTGTTTGTTCTCTTGGGGCACGTTATAAGTCGTATTGTTCCAATATCGTTCGAACATTATTAGTAAATCCTACTAAAACTATCGAG GATAATTATAACTTCCTTTTGCAATTAGAAGAGGAGATTCTGAAGAAATTAGTGGCTGGAGTAAAAATAAGTGAAGTATACGAGACAGGCGTTAAATATGTGAAGGATGAAAAGCCAGACATGATAGATCATTTAACTAAAAACTTTGGATTTGCGATGGGTATCGAATTTAGAGAAAGTTCTTTACTTATTGGTCCAAAAACCCACGCGATAATAAAGAAAGGCATGGTATTCAATGTAAACGTTGGACTAGCCAATCTTACAAATGCAGAGGCTGCTGATAAAGAAGGAAAAGTTTATGCTCTTTTTATTGGTGATACAGTTATGGTTAATGAG GGGCAACCTGCCACAAATTTGACACCGTCAAAGAAAAAAGTCAAAAATATTGGAATATTTGTTAAAGATGAAGAGGACGAGGAGGAAGAAGGCAGTGGAAAAGAAAATGAACCAAAACCGGAGATCCTTGGCCGCGGAAAGAGAACGGCTGTGATAGAATCAAAATTAAGAACGGAACACAGTTCGGAAGAAAAGAGGAAACAACATCAAAAAGAGTTAGCGCAACAGTTGAATGAGGTTGCGAAAGCTCGTTTGGCTCAGCAGTCTGGCGGGAAAGAGCAAGAAAAGATACGAAAATCAACGATATCGTACAAAAGTTTAAGTCACATGCCACGAGAACCGGAAGTAAAAGAGTTAAAATTATATGTTG ATAAGAAATATGAAACTGTAATACTACCCATTTTTGGAATACCCGTACCGTTCCACATATCTACCatcaaaaatatttctcagtcgGTTGAAGGAGATTACACGTATCTCAGAATAAATTTTTTTCATCCCGGTGCCACAATGGGTCGGAACGAAGGTGGATCTTATCCACAACCCGATGCTACATTCGTTAAAGAAGT AACATATCGAAGTACAAACACCAAAGAACCCGGTGAAATTTCAGCACCATCTTCTAATTTAAATACAGCCTTTAGATTAATTAAAGAAGTCCAAAAGAAATTCAAGAACAGAGAGGCagaagaaagggagaaagaggaTCTTGTGAAACAGGACACTTTAATATTGTCCCAGAATAAGGGTAATCCAAAACTAAAAGACTTATACATTCGACCAAATATTGTTTCGAAGAGAATGACAGGAGGTTTAGAGGCACATGTGAATGGATTTCGTTACACTTCGGTTAGAGGAGATAAAGTTGATATTCTTTACAATAACATTAAGAATGCCTTTTTCCAACCATGTGATGGTGAAATGATCATATTGCTTCATTTTCATTTAAAA CATGCAATTATGTTTGGTAAAAAGAAACACGTAGATGTACAATTCTATACGGAAGTTGGTGAAATTACAACAGATTTAGGGAAACATCAACATATGCACGATCGTGATGATCTTGCCGCTGAACAATCGGAACGTGAACTTAGGCATAAATTGAAAACGGCGTTTAAAAGTTTCTGTGAAAAG GTTGAAAGCATGACGAAACAAGAGATCGAATTTGATACGCCGTTCCGAGAATTAGGATTCCCTGGTGCCCCATTTAGAAGCACTGTTCTTCTACAACCCACTAGTGGTTGTTTAGTTAATCTCACAGAATGG CCTCCGTTTGTTATCACTTTAGAGGATGTTGAACTTGTTCATTTTGAAAGAGTACAATTCCACCTTAAGAACTTCGATATGATCTTCGTTTTCAAAGATTATCATAGAAAAGTTGCGATATTGAACGCTATACCTATGAACATGCTGGACCATGTGAAAGAATGGTTGAA ttcgtGCGATATCAGATATTCAGAAGGTGTACAATCTTTGAATTGGACGAAGATTATGAAAACAATTACGGACGATCCTGAAGGTTTCTTCGATAGCGGTGGATGGAGTTTCTTGGATCCAGAAAGTGACGCAGAAAACGATGAAGTAGAagacgaagaggaagaagaagatgatGCTTATGAG CCGTCTGATTTTGATAGTGAAGAGGAATCTGATGACGATTCTGAATATTCCGAGGCATCGGAGAACTCTGATAGCGAAG AGGAGGAATTGGGTAGTTCCGAAGAATCTGGTAAGGATTGGTCCGATTTAGAACGAGAAGCGGCTGAGGAAGACAAAGAAAGAGGGGAAGAACGATTCCGCGACGATTACAATTCAAGCAAAAAGAAGAAAGGGAGTCGCAAACATTCACCTTCGCCATCAAAAGACAG GCATAATTCGAAGCATAAGAGTTCTTCCAGTTCGAAAAATAAAAGTTCGTCCAGTAGTAAAGAGAAAAAGTCATCGTCGTCTTCCGACAGACACAA ATCGGATCGATCACGGAGTGGAGGATCACACAAGAAAGTGTCTCCTTCCAAATCATCCAAACACAG TCTCAAGAAAAGCGATAAACACGATAAGCATGATAAACACAGATCATCCAGTCACTCTTCGTCTAGCAATAAGAAACGATCTCGTGAAgatagcgaagaaagaaatgacAGGGGGTCGAAGAAATCTAA aaaataa